A window of Raineyella sp. W15-4 contains these coding sequences:
- a CDS encoding CaiB/BaiF CoA-transferase family protein gives MTVTDRLNGFGPLAGVTIVELCEWVAAPAAARILAEMGAEVIKIEPPHGDAQRTQGAGFGVDKTATEDPTLDLNNTNKNWVSLNLKHPDGMTVMRQLLARADVFMTSLRSHALERLGLDYETLAEEFPRLVWAQNRGYGEWGPNRDAPGFDAVAWAARGGVAASFPEAGREPAIPPQAFGDYNHAMIMAGGILAALFDRTRTGKGNKVVGNLYHTALWGGAIGITATQWGATYPKSRTRVPNPFNNTYETADGNWLLLCQPQYDKHFRSMMEILGLADHADDETMNSLPALKASEKAPQVILLLEGAFRTRSLAEWTAILTEHDVPHQPLFHYEDNLTDDEAYDNDALRAIEYQAYGPRTIVTSPIRFGGYGDPPLLLSKPTGYHTVAYLQKLGYTDPEIARLEASGAVFAWHGEEVPDRVFRSRRQLDREASRTPGPSVTA, from the coding sequence AGATGGGGGCCGAGGTGATCAAGATCGAGCCTCCGCACGGTGACGCCCAGCGCACCCAGGGGGCGGGATTCGGGGTCGACAAGACCGCGACCGAGGATCCCACCCTGGATCTGAACAACACCAACAAGAACTGGGTGTCGCTCAACCTCAAACATCCCGACGGGATGACGGTGATGCGGCAGCTGCTGGCCCGTGCCGACGTCTTCATGACCAGCCTCCGCAGCCATGCGCTGGAGCGCCTCGGTCTGGACTACGAGACCCTGGCGGAGGAGTTCCCGCGGCTCGTCTGGGCACAGAACCGCGGCTACGGCGAGTGGGGGCCGAACCGGGACGCACCCGGCTTCGACGCGGTGGCCTGGGCCGCCCGGGGCGGTGTGGCTGCGTCGTTCCCCGAGGCGGGCCGGGAACCGGCGATCCCGCCGCAGGCCTTCGGCGACTACAACCACGCGATGATCATGGCCGGAGGCATCCTGGCAGCGTTGTTCGACCGGACCCGTACCGGCAAGGGCAACAAGGTCGTCGGCAACCTCTACCACACCGCACTGTGGGGCGGGGCCATCGGCATCACGGCCACCCAGTGGGGAGCGACGTACCCCAAGTCGCGCACCCGGGTGCCGAATCCGTTCAACAACACCTACGAGACCGCGGACGGCAACTGGCTGCTGCTCTGCCAGCCGCAGTACGACAAGCACTTCCGGTCGATGATGGAGATCCTCGGCCTGGCCGACCACGCCGACGACGAGACGATGAACAGTCTGCCCGCGCTCAAGGCCAGCGAGAAGGCACCGCAGGTCATCCTGCTCCTGGAAGGCGCCTTCCGGACCCGGTCATTGGCGGAGTGGACGGCCATCCTCACCGAGCACGACGTCCCGCACCAGCCGCTCTTCCACTACGAGGACAACCTCACCGACGACGAGGCGTACGACAACGACGCGCTGCGGGCCATCGAGTACCAGGCCTACGGACCCCGCACCATCGTCACCTCACCGATCCGGTTCGGCGGTTACGGCGACCCGCCACTGCTCCTCTCCAAGCCGACCGGCTATCACACCGTCGCCTACCTGCAGAAGCTCGGCTACACCGACCCGGAGATCGCCCGACTCGAGGCCAGCGGCGCCGTTTTCGCCTGGCACGGCGAAGAGGTGCCCGACCGGGTGTTCCGTTCCCGGCGTCAACTGGACCGCGAGGCGTCCCGGACGCCTGGCCCCTCCGTCACCGCCTGA
- a CDS encoding CynX/NimT family MFS transporter, translating into MSAPTVSRPASPSTRLSVRHLLIIVTGCMLTLGCSALAFSTWGLFQPLVAEKLGVTQAQFAGYVTVMYLTMTALSPLAGKILQNTDVRLVLSVAALLVAGGFLIMSVATTIWLFYLAGVVMGSGTIFILWLAVPTLINRWFAKQAGLIIGICMAFTGVGGALWSAVFTVLTTSGVDFHGLYRLWALIAVLTSLPFTLFAVRDRPSDVGLLPYGTDLRATGTTPPARGLTAAQAMRSPVFYVLCLGAGVINIAVLIAMQFPAYAKSLTGVSWDRVVVGGVMSTLMMTGQAIGKVTIGLVADRSPRGALLFAVSAAVAGVLLCWLGAGSLPLLYTGAFIFGFFYATALVLVPVLARTVFGVREYPIIYSRVSMVFNLIAAFASVFWASLGSTFGFAAVFVVGLALIGVVLVTCGYVVRSAGSLQARWNE; encoded by the coding sequence ATGAGTGCTCCGACAGTGTCGAGACCGGCCTCGCCCTCCACGCGACTGTCCGTCCGGCACCTGCTGATCATCGTCACCGGCTGCATGCTCACCCTCGGCTGTTCGGCGCTGGCCTTCTCGACCTGGGGGCTGTTCCAGCCCCTGGTCGCCGAGAAGCTCGGCGTCACGCAGGCGCAGTTCGCCGGCTATGTCACCGTCATGTACCTGACGATGACCGCGTTGTCGCCCCTCGCGGGCAAGATCCTGCAGAACACCGACGTACGGCTGGTGCTCTCGGTGGCTGCCCTGCTGGTCGCCGGCGGGTTCCTGATCATGAGTGTCGCGACCACGATCTGGCTGTTCTACCTGGCCGGTGTCGTGATGGGCTCGGGGACGATCTTCATCCTCTGGCTCGCCGTTCCCACCCTGATCAACCGGTGGTTCGCCAAACAGGCCGGGCTGATCATCGGGATCTGCATGGCGTTCACCGGGGTCGGCGGGGCGCTGTGGTCGGCGGTGTTCACCGTGCTGACGACCTCAGGGGTGGACTTCCACGGCCTCTATCGGCTGTGGGCGCTGATCGCCGTGCTGACCTCGCTGCCCTTCACCCTGTTCGCCGTCCGGGACCGCCCCTCGGACGTCGGCCTGCTGCCGTACGGGACGGACCTCCGGGCCACCGGGACGACACCGCCGGCCCGGGGTCTCACCGCCGCGCAGGCGATGCGCAGCCCGGTCTTCTACGTCCTGTGCCTGGGGGCCGGGGTGATCAACATCGCGGTGCTGATCGCGATGCAGTTCCCGGCCTATGCCAAGTCCCTCACCGGCGTGTCCTGGGACAGGGTCGTCGTCGGTGGGGTGATGTCCACGCTGATGATGACCGGGCAGGCGATCGGCAAGGTCACCATCGGGCTCGTTGCGGACCGCAGTCCCCGCGGCGCCCTGCTCTTCGCGGTGTCCGCCGCCGTCGCCGGCGTGCTGTTGTGCTGGCTCGGCGCGGGGTCCCTGCCGCTGCTCTACACCGGCGCGTTCATCTTCGGGTTCTTCTACGCCACCGCCCTGGTCCTGGTGCCGGTGCTCGCCCGGACCGTCTTCGGGGTGCGTGAGTACCCCATCATCTACTCCCGGGTGAGCATGGTGTTCAATCTCATTGCGGCCTTCGCCTCGGTGTTCTGGGCCTCCCTCGGCAGCACCTTCGGATTCGCCGCGGTGTTCGTGGTGGGACTGGCGCTGATCGGCGTGGTCCTGGTGACCTGCGGCTACGTCGTCCGCTCGGCCGGATCACTGCAGGCACGCTGGAACGAGTGA
- a CDS encoding AMP-binding protein yields MICTTSSGSAAVDGRSPTGERRRPPAEAVVARISPALDAEYRTASLWSDASVYDLWRACLASAPDQDVVVDSRGFRASYRQADDRAARLAGFLRSVGVGRGDVVSVVLPNWAEYLVVNVACLKLGAIINPTLPQYGYRELRYLLDQSCAKALVVVTRFRSIDHREDARRLAAAAPWLRTVLTVGPRTPDDLPFATLDEALVGDPLPEAECTPGKGNAVVAVLFTSGSETQPKGVMLTHNNVLASERGFGEALGLRVGERMFMPAPLAHATGYLHGLTMPLMFRGTVILLDRFRGLDALRLINTEQATCLMGSTTIVDDIVEAARERGGFHPGLRRICCGGAPVPAGLVERALDLGVPVHAVYGATESAPHTMTRPSDPLDRVIHSDGRAVPGTRIRIVDHQTHETLPPGTEGEEASRGPAVFVGYLRDPERTASVLDDDGWYYSGDLAVMDADGYIRVTGRIKDTILRGGENISAREVEEILLQHPAVRDVAVVAMPHPRLGESACAFVVPRAGADPLTLDGVRAFFTLMEVARFKTPERVENVDALPITPTGKVCKGLLRARIAALVAQEAAARGDRPQEER; encoded by the coding sequence ATGATCTGCACAACATCCTCCGGATCCGCCGCCGTCGACGGCCGATCGCCGACCGGCGAGCGGCGGCGACCGCCGGCCGAGGCCGTCGTCGCCAGGATCAGCCCGGCCCTCGACGCCGAGTACCGCACCGCGTCGCTGTGGAGCGACGCCAGCGTGTACGACCTGTGGCGAGCCTGCCTGGCATCGGCGCCCGACCAGGACGTGGTCGTGGACTCCCGGGGCTTCCGAGCCAGCTACCGACAGGCGGACGACCGGGCCGCCCGGCTGGCGGGCTTCCTGCGATCGGTCGGGGTCGGCCGGGGAGACGTCGTGTCCGTGGTGCTGCCGAACTGGGCCGAGTACCTCGTCGTGAACGTCGCCTGCCTGAAGCTCGGGGCGATCATCAACCCGACTCTCCCGCAGTACGGCTACCGCGAACTCCGTTACCTGCTCGATCAGAGCTGTGCGAAGGCCCTGGTCGTGGTGACCCGGTTCCGGTCGATCGACCATCGCGAGGACGCCCGACGGCTCGCCGCGGCCGCTCCCTGGCTGCGGACCGTCCTGACGGTCGGCCCGAGGACGCCCGACGACCTCCCGTTCGCCACCCTGGACGAGGCCCTGGTCGGCGACCCACTCCCGGAGGCGGAGTGCACGCCGGGGAAAGGCAACGCCGTGGTCGCCGTGCTCTTCACCTCGGGGAGCGAGACACAACCGAAGGGGGTGATGCTGACCCACAACAACGTGCTGGCCAGCGAACGAGGGTTCGGCGAGGCCCTCGGGCTGCGCGTGGGGGAGCGGATGTTCATGCCGGCACCGCTGGCGCACGCCACCGGGTACCTGCACGGGCTGACGATGCCGCTGATGTTCCGGGGAACCGTCATCCTGCTGGACAGGTTCCGGGGTCTCGACGCCCTGCGGCTGATCAACACCGAGCAGGCGACCTGCCTGATGGGTTCCACCACGATCGTCGATGACATCGTCGAGGCGGCCCGGGAGCGGGGAGGGTTCCACCCGGGCCTGCGGCGGATCTGCTGCGGTGGGGCGCCCGTCCCGGCCGGTCTGGTCGAACGGGCGCTGGACCTGGGCGTGCCGGTCCACGCCGTCTACGGGGCGACCGAGAGCGCCCCGCACACCATGACCCGCCCCAGCGATCCTCTGGACCGGGTCATCCACTCCGACGGTCGCGCCGTTCCCGGAACACGGATCCGGATCGTGGACCACCAGACCCACGAAACGCTGCCGCCGGGAACCGAGGGCGAGGAGGCCTCGCGCGGTCCGGCCGTGTTCGTCGGCTACCTGCGCGACCCGGAGCGGACGGCCTCGGTGCTGGACGACGACGGGTGGTACTACTCGGGCGACCTCGCCGTGATGGACGCCGACGGATACATCCGGGTCACCGGCCGGATCAAGGACACCATCCTGCGCGGAGGAGAGAACATCTCGGCCCGCGAGGTCGAGGAGATCCTGCTGCAACACCCGGCCGTCCGGGACGTCGCCGTCGTCGCGATGCCGCACCCGAGGCTGGGCGAGTCCGCCTGCGCGTTCGTGGTCCCACGGGCCGGGGCGGACCCGCTCACCCTGGACGGCGTCCGGGCCTTCTTCACGTTGATGGAGGTCGCGCGGTTCAAGACCCCCGAACGGGTGGAGAACGTCGATGCCCTGCCGATCACGCCCACCGGCAAGGTCTGCAAGGGCCTGCTGCGGGCCCGGATCGCCGCCCTCGTCGCGCAGGAAGCCGCCGCACGCGGCGACCGCCCTCAGGAGGAGCGATGA
- a CDS encoding electron transfer flavoprotein subunit alpha/FixB family protein, with protein MTGAVMTGSWLVVAEDAALGDLLGTARGLGGPVAAAVIGSRDLAQYVAPRADRVDWFPTTRDVPAEAWSSAVADQLAGEGAIVTLAGNDAASRIILGAVAARLRAPVLAPVQDLRITEAGVEATRLVYGGIAVEHDAVAGPVCLVVEGGTRRAPYAVHDPVEVRRIQADPLFVTCPIDPVAPHLDRDLASADRVIGVGRGLGDPARLAEIECLAEALGAEIACSRPVAEDLGWLPRDRYLGVSGRRIAPKLYLMLGISGEIQHMIGVRDAGLIVAVNTDARAPVVTGADLTVIGDLHAIVPALIRQLTSAGRRSAHA; from the coding sequence ATGACTGGTGCCGTGATGACCGGAAGCTGGCTCGTGGTGGCCGAGGACGCTGCCCTGGGTGACCTGCTGGGCACGGCCCGCGGCCTCGGAGGGCCGGTGGCCGCCGCCGTGATCGGGTCGCGCGACCTGGCCCAGTACGTCGCGCCGAGGGCCGACCGGGTGGACTGGTTCCCCACCACGCGGGACGTCCCGGCCGAGGCGTGGTCGTCCGCCGTCGCCGACCAGCTGGCCGGCGAGGGCGCGATCGTCACTCTGGCGGGCAATGATGCCGCTTCCCGCATCATCCTGGGCGCAGTGGCGGCCCGACTGCGGGCCCCGGTGCTCGCCCCGGTGCAGGACCTGCGGATCACCGAAGCCGGTGTCGAGGCGACCCGGTTGGTGTACGGCGGGATCGCCGTGGAACACGACGCGGTGGCGGGGCCGGTGTGCCTCGTCGTCGAGGGAGGCACCCGACGGGCACCGTACGCCGTGCATGATCCTGTCGAGGTGCGACGCATCCAGGCGGACCCGCTGTTCGTCACCTGTCCGATCGACCCGGTGGCGCCGCACCTCGACCGGGACCTCGCCAGCGCCGACCGCGTCATCGGGGTGGGCCGCGGACTCGGCGACCCGGCCCGTCTCGCCGAGATCGAATGCCTCGCCGAGGCGCTCGGGGCGGAGATCGCCTGCAGCCGTCCCGTCGCGGAAGACCTCGGTTGGTTGCCGCGCGACCGGTATCTGGGGGTCTCCGGCCGCCGGATCGCCCCGAAGCTCTACCTGATGCTCGGCATCTCCGGTGAGATCCAGCACATGATCGGCGTCCGTGACGCCGGACTGATCGTTGCGGTCAACACCGACGCCCGGGCGCCCGTGGTGACCGGCGCCGACCTCACCGTCATCGGAGACCTGCACGCCATCGTCCCTGCGCTGATCCGTCAGCTGACGTCGGCCGGAAGGAGGAGCGCTCATGCGTAG
- a CDS encoding electron transfer flavoprotein subunit beta/FixA family protein: MRSVVLVKQVPDSDAPRGLDPHGRLVRSAGKQVLDEIGERALEVVLSHRDTTGAVEVVAMTMGPPGARDAVRSALAMGADRGVHLCDDRLAGADQIRTAQALAAALRIEQPDLIVAGQASSDGAGGVLPALLAHLLGLPLLSDLASVQLTEHEVTGTRLADAGTVRLRVALPAIVTVTDQLPEGRLPSLRGVLGARRKHLATRSLAELGIVDADPRTVVLSVQHRPGRAAGVKVTDDGTAAGTLTAFLAERRLI, from the coding sequence ATGCGTAGCGTCGTCCTGGTCAAGCAGGTCCCGGACAGCGATGCACCGCGGGGGCTCGACCCGCACGGCCGGCTGGTGCGCTCGGCCGGCAAGCAGGTGCTCGACGAGATCGGTGAACGCGCCCTGGAGGTGGTGCTCAGCCATCGCGACACGACCGGTGCGGTCGAGGTGGTGGCGATGACGATGGGACCTCCCGGCGCCCGCGACGCCGTACGATCGGCCCTCGCGATGGGCGCCGACCGGGGGGTCCACCTCTGCGACGACCGCCTCGCCGGCGCCGACCAGATCCGGACCGCACAGGCCCTGGCGGCGGCGCTGCGCATCGAGCAACCGGACCTGATCGTGGCGGGGCAGGCGTCGAGCGACGGTGCGGGCGGGGTGCTCCCCGCGCTGCTCGCGCACCTGCTGGGGCTGCCGCTGCTGTCCGACCTGGCCTCCGTGCAGCTGACCGAGCACGAGGTCACCGGCACCCGTCTGGCCGATGCCGGGACCGTCCGCCTGCGCGTCGCGCTCCCGGCGATCGTCACCGTCACCGACCAGCTGCCCGAGGGCCGGCTGCCGTCCCTGCGTGGCGTGCTCGGAGCCCGACGCAAGCACCTGGCGACGCGGAGCCTGGCGGAGCTGGGGATCGTCGATGCAGATCCGCGGACGGTCGTCCTCTCGGTGCAGCACCGTCCCGGGCGGGCGGCAGGGGTGAAGGTGACCGACGACGGCACCGCCGCCGGGACGCTGACGGCGTTCCTGGCCGAGCGCCGGCTGATCTGA
- a CDS encoding electron transfer flavoprotein subunit alpha/FixB family protein has product MATAFAFIELDERGQVTADAAEVVAGATRLGEPIAVVATDGDPAPVLARLGQVGATDVVIAHHPLATPATAVPAAAALLAAAADAATPPRAVVLPHTRCGREVAAHVALGLDGGLLTDVVDLVGGPEIRTTQAVLGGGWTTVAAVLSGPAVITVRPGSLPEVLPPAQPRVTRVRIDPDPRLIEEVQGVAPYAGVTSRPALRSASTVVAGGRGMASAGGFSLVERLADELGAAVGASRAAVDAGLAPRSAQVGQSGTTVSPDLYLALGISGAMQHLAGMSGAGTVVAVDLDPAAPIFDIADFGVVGDVTTVVPALIEALRSRRDGAR; this is encoded by the coding sequence GTGGCAACCGCCTTCGCTTTCATCGAACTCGACGAGCGCGGCCAGGTGACCGCCGACGCCGCCGAGGTGGTCGCCGGCGCCACGCGTCTGGGGGAGCCGATCGCCGTGGTGGCCACCGACGGCGATCCCGCCCCGGTGCTGGCCCGGCTGGGCCAGGTGGGGGCCACCGACGTGGTCATCGCCCACCATCCGCTGGCGACACCGGCGACCGCGGTTCCTGCCGCGGCGGCCCTTCTGGCGGCCGCGGCCGACGCCGCCACTCCTCCCAGGGCCGTCGTCCTTCCGCACACCCGCTGCGGCCGTGAGGTCGCCGCCCACGTCGCGTTGGGGCTCGACGGCGGTCTGCTGACCGACGTGGTCGACCTCGTCGGCGGCCCGGAGATCCGGACCACCCAGGCCGTGCTCGGCGGCGGCTGGACCACCGTCGCCGCGGTGCTGTCGGGCCCGGCGGTGATCACCGTACGTCCGGGCTCGCTGCCCGAGGTGCTGCCCCCCGCGCAGCCCCGGGTCACCCGGGTGCGGATCGATCCCGACCCCCGACTCATCGAGGAGGTGCAGGGGGTCGCCCCGTACGCCGGGGTGACGTCGCGTCCCGCTCTGCGGTCGGCGTCCACCGTCGTCGCCGGAGGCCGGGGGATGGCGTCCGCCGGGGGGTTCTCGCTCGTCGAGCGGCTCGCCGACGAGCTGGGTGCTGCCGTGGGGGCGTCCCGAGCCGCCGTGGATGCCGGTCTCGCGCCCCGTTCCGCCCAGGTGGGTCAGTCCGGGACGACCGTCTCCCCGGACCTCTACCTTGCGCTGGGGATCTCGGGCGCGATGCAGCACCTGGCCGGGATGTCCGGGGCGGGGACCGTGGTGGCGGTCGACCTCGACCCGGCCGCCCCGATCTTCGACATCGCCGACTTCGGGGTGGTCGGTGATGTGACCACTGTGGTCCCGGCCCTGATCGAGGCGCTCCGCAGCCGCCGCGACGGTGCCCGATGA
- a CDS encoding cytochrome b/b6 domain-containing protein codes for MTGLTIRRGRHGTVLRAVTLACLAAAVLVLAVLSARWAWSRPAVAAFVARYPGVATGASYPGTPVWVAALHALNVFCLAQIVRSGLALRRIGRPIGHWSPPTRRRSGEPVTVEQWFHVALDLLWLVAGAVFVVLMVVSGRWVRLVPTSWDVFPNALSAALQYLSLHWPPHDGWVAYNALQMLCYFGVVFVLAPLAAVTGLRMSLLWPARAPINRWFTVERSRVVHTVVMVLFIVFAVVHIGLVAATGAVRALDHMFAARNDDSPLGVLVLAGVLVLTAAAIAAARPAILRALAGLTGRVTR; via the coding sequence ATGACCGGCCTGACGATACGACGGGGCCGGCACGGCACGGTCCTCCGGGCCGTCACGCTGGCCTGCCTCGCCGCCGCGGTGCTGGTGCTCGCGGTGCTGTCGGCACGCTGGGCGTGGAGCCGGCCGGCGGTGGCGGCCTTCGTGGCGCGCTATCCCGGCGTGGCGACGGGGGCGTCGTACCCGGGGACTCCGGTCTGGGTCGCCGCCCTGCATGCCCTCAATGTGTTCTGCCTGGCACAGATCGTCCGGTCGGGCCTGGCGCTGCGCAGGATCGGGCGGCCCATCGGGCACTGGTCGCCGCCCACCCGTCGGCGGAGCGGGGAACCGGTCACGGTCGAGCAGTGGTTCCACGTCGCGCTCGATCTGCTGTGGCTGGTCGCCGGCGCGGTGTTCGTCGTGCTGATGGTCGTGAGCGGCCGGTGGGTGCGGCTGGTCCCGACGAGCTGGGACGTCTTCCCGAACGCGCTGTCGGCCGCGCTGCAGTATCTGTCGCTGCACTGGCCGCCCCACGACGGCTGGGTGGCCTACAACGCCCTGCAGATGCTGTGCTACTTCGGCGTGGTCTTCGTGCTGGCGCCGCTCGCGGCGGTCACCGGACTGCGGATGTCACTGCTGTGGCCGGCGCGGGCACCGATCAACCGGTGGTTCACCGTCGAACGCTCCAGGGTGGTGCACACCGTGGTGATGGTCCTGTTCATCGTCTTCGCCGTCGTCCACATCGGGCTGGTGGCCGCCACCGGCGCCGTCCGGGCCCTCGACCACATGTTCGCCGCCCGCAACGACGACTCGCCGCTCGGCGTGCTCGTGCTGGCCGGCGTCCTCGTCCTCACCGCCGCGGCGATCGCGGCGGCGCGTCCCGCCATTCTGCGTGCCCTGGCCGGGCTCACCGGCCGGGTCACCCGTTAG
- a CDS encoding acyl-CoA dehydrogenase family protein, with amino-acid sequence MPFFEPEQDDYREIVRDFVDREVMPHYARWEAAGQVDPAVWRAAAQRGLLGLEVGPEHGGMGLRDWRFRLVVIEELGFAGAAALNTGFAAHDDLVLPAIQGHGSEELRRRWLPRMATGASIGAIALTEPGAGSDLRAIRTRAVAAGDDWVLDGQKAFVSNGSLAEVLVVAASTDGGKSLTLFALDGDTPGIDRGHHLDKLGLRAQDTVEVFLTDCRVPAGNVLGEVGDGLAILRRLLPRQRLAQAAISWAEAAGALRWTENHVFARRAFGQRIGDFQNTRFTLAEIETGLDVTRSYLERCVDRLDDGTLSPVEAAKAKWWAGEQAVAAVSGLLQLFGGYGFMEEYPIARAFRDSRVQTIYAGATEVMKDLIGRDIARRHH; translated from the coding sequence ATGCCATTCTTCGAGCCGGAACAGGACGACTATCGCGAGATCGTCCGAGACTTCGTCGACCGCGAGGTGATGCCGCACTACGCCCGGTGGGAGGCCGCCGGTCAGGTCGATCCCGCGGTATGGCGGGCGGCCGCACAGCGCGGTCTGCTCGGCCTGGAGGTCGGCCCGGAGCACGGCGGGATGGGTCTGCGCGACTGGCGGTTCCGCCTGGTGGTGATCGAGGAGCTCGGATTCGCCGGCGCCGCGGCCCTCAACACGGGGTTCGCCGCCCACGACGACCTGGTGCTGCCCGCGATCCAGGGGCACGGCTCGGAGGAGTTGCGCCGGCGGTGGCTCCCGCGGATGGCGACGGGGGCATCCATCGGGGCGATCGCGCTGACCGAGCCCGGTGCCGGCTCCGACCTGCGCGCGATCCGGACCAGAGCCGTCGCGGCCGGCGACGACTGGGTGCTCGACGGGCAGAAGGCCTTCGTGTCGAACGGGTCGCTCGCGGAGGTCCTGGTGGTCGCCGCCAGCACCGACGGCGGGAAGAGCCTCACGCTGTTCGCGCTGGACGGGGACACCCCCGGCATCGATCGCGGTCACCATCTCGACAAGCTCGGCCTGCGCGCCCAGGACACCGTCGAGGTGTTCCTCACCGACTGCCGGGTGCCGGCCGGGAACGTGCTGGGCGAGGTGGGCGACGGCCTGGCGATCCTGCGGCGCCTGCTGCCCCGGCAGCGGCTCGCCCAGGCCGCGATCAGTTGGGCGGAGGCGGCGGGTGCGCTGCGGTGGACCGAGAACCACGTCTTCGCTCGCCGGGCCTTCGGACAACGGATCGGGGACTTCCAGAACACCCGGTTCACCCTCGCCGAGATCGAGACCGGACTGGACGTGACCCGCAGCTACCTCGAACGCTGCGTGGACCGGCTCGACGACGGCACCCTCTCCCCGGTGGAGGCCGCGAAGGCCAAGTGGTGGGCCGGTGAGCAGGCCGTCGCGGCGGTGTCGGGACTGCTGCAGCTCTTCGGCGGCTACGGCTTCATGGAGGAGTACCCGATCGCGCGGGCCTTCCGCGACAGCCGGGTCCAGACCATCTACGCCGGTGCCACCGAGGTGATGAAGGATCTCATCGGGCGGGACATCGCCCGACGGCATCACTGA
- a CDS encoding hydrogenase maturation nickel metallochaperone HypA produces the protein MHELGLLRSVAEAVDTAAARAGAAGVQAVGLRVGTLSGVTPEALVGAWPIAVAGTAVAGARLELEVVPATVWCPACGSDQPIDEFFALTCPVCGTPTGTLTHGREFEVTWADLDLPGTTDAVTTDGEAERAAGDEAERAGAGRDPGPQ, from the coding sequence GTGCACGAACTGGGACTGCTCCGTTCAGTGGCCGAGGCGGTCGACACCGCCGCCGCCCGGGCCGGCGCCGCCGGGGTGCAGGCGGTGGGGCTGCGGGTCGGGACGCTCAGCGGTGTCACTCCCGAGGCCTTGGTCGGGGCCTGGCCGATCGCGGTGGCCGGCACCGCCGTGGCAGGGGCACGGTTGGAGCTGGAGGTGGTGCCGGCGACGGTGTGGTGCCCCGCGTGCGGGAGCGACCAGCCGATCGACGAGTTCTTCGCACTGACCTGCCCGGTGTGCGGCACACCGACCGGCACCCTGACCCACGGACGGGAGTTCGAGGTGACCTGGGCCGATCTCGACCTTCCCGGAACGACGGACGCCGTGACGACCGACGGCGAAGCCGAGAGAGCGGCCGGGGACGAAGCCGAGAGAGCGGGGGCGGGCAGGGATCCGGGGCCTCAGTGA